The Sagittula sp. P11 genome window below encodes:
- the nifH gene encoding nitrogenase iron protein, with product MSELRQIAFYGKGGIGKSTTSQNTLAALVELGQKILIVGCDPKADSTRLILNSKAQDTVLHLAAEMGSVEDLELEDVLKTGFKDIKCVESGGPEPGVGCAGRGVITAINFLEENGAYDDVDYVSYDVLGDVVCGGFAMPIRENKAQEIYIVMSGEMMALYAANNIAKGILKYANSGGVRLGGLICNERQTDKELELAEAMASKLGSKLIHFVPRDNIVQHAELRRQTVLQYAPESQQAEEYRQLANKIHGNSGKGVIPTPITMEELEEMLMEFGIMQSEEERLAAIAATEAV from the coding sequence ATGAGCGAACTTCGTCAGATTGCCTTTTACGGCAAGGGGGGGATCGGCAAGTCCACCACCTCGCAGAACACCCTCGCAGCCCTCGTGGAACTCGGACAGAAGATCCTGATCGTCGGCTGCGATCCCAAGGCCGACTCCACCCGCCTGATCCTGAACTCCAAGGCGCAGGACACGGTGCTGCACCTCGCGGCCGAGATGGGCTCCGTCGAGGATCTCGAGCTGGAAGACGTGCTGAAGACCGGCTTCAAGGACATCAAGTGCGTCGAGTCCGGCGGTCCCGAGCCGGGCGTCGGCTGCGCCGGCCGCGGCGTCATCACCGCCATCAACTTCCTCGAGGAGAACGGCGCCTACGATGACGTGGATTACGTGTCCTACGACGTTCTGGGCGACGTGGTCTGTGGCGGTTTCGCCATGCCGATCCGCGAGAACAAGGCACAGGAAATCTACATCGTCATGTCCGGCGAGATGATGGCGCTTTATGCCGCCAACAACATCGCCAAGGGCATCCTGAAGTACGCCAACTCCGGCGGCGTACGCCTGGGCGGCCTTATCTGCAACGAGCGCCAGACCGACAAGGAACTGGAACTGGCGGAGGCGATGGCCTCCAAGCTGGGCTCGAAGCTCATCCACTTCGTGCCGCGCGACAACATCGTGCAGCACGCCGAGCTGCGCCGCCAGACGGTGCTGCAGTACGCCCCCGAAAGCCAGCAGGCGGAAGAGTACCGCCAGCTTGCCAACAAGATCCACGGCAACTCTGGCAAGGGCGTGATCCCGACTCCGATCACCATGGAAGAGCTGGAAGAGATGCTGATGGAGTTCGGCATCATGCAGTCCGAGGAGGAGCGCCTCGCGGCCATCGCCGCCACCGAGGCGGTCTGA
- a CDS encoding 2Fe-2S iron-sulfur cluster binding domain-containing protein has product MANITFQSPIMHRDKTVYAVAGNTKTILAVARDNAIPIPFDCGDGNCGSCLIEVTSLDAKPAMSMALTEKEKARLKELQKITDAEIANAEVNDVPPRFRLACQFIARDENVTVRFPGTPGGSF; this is encoded by the coding sequence ATGGCCAATATCACCTTCCAGTCCCCGATCATGCACCGGGACAAGACCGTCTATGCCGTTGCAGGCAATACGAAAACTATTCTCGCCGTGGCGAGGGACAACGCCATTCCGATTCCCTTCGACTGCGGCGACGGCAACTGCGGGTCCTGCCTGATCGAGGTCACCTCGCTGGATGCCAAACCGGCGATGAGCATGGCGCTGACCGAAAAGGAAAAGGCCCGCCTGAAGGAACTGCAGAAGATCACCGATGCGGAGATCGCGAATGCGGAAGTCAACGACGTGCCGCCGCGGTTCCGGCTGGCCTGCCAGTTCATCGCCCGTGACGAGAACGTGACGGTCCGGTTCCCCGGCACACCCGGCGGCTCTTTCTGA
- a CDS encoding SRPBCC family protein, with the protein MSFEKVTISAQVDAPPETVWTAWTTPDHITRWNFASDDWCCPSASVDLRPGGAYRSRMEAKDGSFGFDFTATYQEVVPQEKASFLMDDGRLAETTFTPVDGGTQVVTVFDAETQHSVEMQREGWQAILNNFKAHAESL; encoded by the coding sequence ATGAGCTTCGAGAAAGTCACCATCTCCGCGCAGGTGGACGCGCCGCCCGAGACCGTCTGGACCGCCTGGACCACGCCGGACCACATCACCCGGTGGAACTTTGCCAGCGACGACTGGTGCTGCCCCTCGGCTTCCGTCGACCTGCGGCCCGGCGGCGCCTACCGCAGCCGGATGGAGGCGAAGGACGGCTCCTTCGGATTCGACTTCACGGCCACCTACCAGGAGGTCGTGCCGCAGGAGAAGGCCAGTTTCCTGATGGACGACGGACGGCTGGCAGAGACGACCTTCACCCCGGTCGACGGCGGCACGCAGGTGGTCACCGTCTTCGACGCGGAAACCCAGCACTCCGTCGAGATGCAGCGCGAGGGCTGGCAGGCGATCCTGAACAACTTCAAGGCCCACGCCGAAAGCCTCTGA
- a CDS encoding SoxR reducing system RseC family protein: protein MDDRMIRRTLRVASVGEGRVALEAKRLTACTTCAARADCGAGALAEMAGDDLLRLELDSHAQVAPGDDVVVSMPAGTFLGAAGLAYLLPPAVLVLAVAVFSALGLSDGPMALLAVPVLAVSFLPLWRAERTGRLTDDIRIERVIPAVRN from the coding sequence ATGGACGACCGGATGATACGCCGGACCCTGCGGGTGGCATCTGTCGGGGAAGGACGCGTGGCGCTTGAAGCCAAGCGCCTGACCGCCTGCACCACCTGCGCCGCTCGCGCCGATTGCGGTGCCGGGGCGCTGGCAGAGATGGCGGGCGATGACCTTCTGCGGCTGGAGCTGGACAGCCACGCCCAAGTGGCACCGGGGGACGATGTCGTGGTGTCCATGCCCGCCGGGACCTTCCTCGGCGCGGCGGGGCTGGCCTACCTGTTGCCGCCCGCCGTTCTCGTCCTTGCGGTGGCGGTTTTCTCGGCACTGGGGCTTTCGGACGGACCGATGGCCCTGCTGGCGGTCCCGGTGCTGGCGGTCTCCTTCCTGCCGCTCTGGCGAGCGGAACGGACGGGGCGCCTGACGGATGACATCCGCATCGAACGCGTGATCCCGGCGGTTCGAAACTGA
- a CDS encoding SRPBCC domain-containing protein — protein MKPDLRFTFQADMPAHRLTITRDFAAPKALVWRCHSEADLLDRWFAPEPFTARTKSMDFSDGGHWHFAMVDPDGAEFWNRFDYIRIEAQDRYTSRDAFSDADGAVNPDMPTSDWEVRFTGEGDRTTVRTVIAYASEKDLQTVIDMGMEAGLANSLTRLDTLLDDLTTERTPT, from the coding sequence ATGAAACCTGACCTGCGCTTTACCTTCCAGGCGGATATGCCCGCGCACCGCCTGACCATCACGCGCGACTTCGCGGCGCCGAAGGCGCTGGTCTGGCGCTGCCACTCGGAGGCGGACCTCCTCGACCGCTGGTTCGCGCCCGAGCCCTTCACCGCGCGCACCAAGTCCATGGATTTCTCCGATGGCGGGCACTGGCACTTCGCCATGGTCGACCCGGACGGCGCGGAGTTCTGGAACCGCTTCGACTACATCCGCATCGAGGCGCAGGACCGCTACACCTCCCGCGACGCCTTTTCCGACGCGGACGGTGCGGTGAACCCCGACATGCCGACCTCCGACTGGGAGGTGCGCTTCACCGGCGAGGGCGACCGCACCACCGTCAGAACGGTCATCGCCTACGCCTCCGAAAAGGATCTGCAGACGGTGATCGACATGGGGATGGAGGCGGGCTTGGCCAACTCGCTCACCCGCCTCGACACCCTGCTCGACGACCTCACGACCGAAAGGACCCCGACATGA
- a CDS encoding peroxiredoxin produces MKTGTRLPDVTFRTRVRDDSIEGPNPFRWQDMTTADYFGGKRVILFSLPGAFTPTCSTYQLPGFEDNFAAFQEQGIDAIYCLSVNDSFVMNQWAKAQGIENVKVIPDGSGEFTRRMGMLVHKDNLGFGARSWRYAAIVNDGVVEAWFEEPGLMDNCPDDPYGVSSPENLMAHLTQAVAAE; encoded by the coding sequence ATGAAGACCGGAACCAGACTGCCCGACGTGACCTTCCGCACCCGCGTGCGCGACGACAGCATCGAGGGCCCGAACCCCTTCCGCTGGCAGGACATGACCACCGCCGACTACTTCGGCGGCAAGCGGGTGATCCTGTTCTCCCTGCCGGGCGCCTTCACGCCCACGTGCTCCACCTACCAGCTGCCGGGATTCGAGGACAACTTTGCCGCCTTCCAGGAGCAGGGGATCGACGCGATCTACTGCCTTTCGGTCAACGACAGCTTTGTCATGAACCAGTGGGCCAAGGCGCAAGGCATTGAGAACGTGAAGGTTATTCCCGACGGCTCGGGCGAGTTCACGCGCCGGATGGGCATGCTGGTGCACAAGGACAACCTGGGCTTTGGCGCACGGTCCTGGCGTTACGCGGCCATCGTCAACGACGGCGTGGTCGAGGCATGGTTCGAAGAGCCGGGCCTGATGGACAACTGCCCGGACGACCCCTACGGCGTCTCCTCCCCGGAGAACCTGATGGCCCACCTGACGCAGGCCGTGGCCGCAGAATAA
- a CDS encoding FAD:protein FMN transferase — protein sequence MRGPRLSLPGLALLSALALFGTLRAAEPESEARTTLYVFGTLVEIVLYGVDHQTAESAFSTLSHDLRTMHTEWHAWQPGALGTLNAALAEGRTAEVDDRLADVLRAGSELSCLSHGTFDPAIGRLIALWGFHSDTPPEGGLPDLAQVDALVSARPRMADLKIDGRRVSSANRAVQLDLGGYAKGAAMDLSADRLRAMGVENAVLNSGGDVNVIGTHGDRPWRVAIRDPFQWGAVAAVSLRPGETLYTSGNYERFFEHDGTRFAHIVDPRDGWPVRSVVSVSVLDDNGTRADAAATALSVAGRKDWPQVAADMGVTAVLMIADDGSMLATPAMGARLEMIGGTPAPEIVTLPAPVPPDC from the coding sequence ATGCGCGGGCCGCGCCTCTCCCTGCCGGGGCTCGCCTTGCTGAGCGCGCTGGCCCTCTTCGGCACCCTGCGCGCCGCAGAACCGGAGAGCGAGGCGCGCACGACGCTCTATGTCTTTGGCACACTTGTGGAAATCGTGCTTTACGGCGTCGATCACCAGACCGCGGAGAGCGCCTTTTCAACCCTGTCGCACGACCTTCGGACGATGCACACCGAGTGGCACGCATGGCAGCCGGGCGCCCTTGGCACGTTGAACGCGGCATTGGCCGAGGGGCGCACCGCCGAGGTCGACGACAGATTGGCAGATGTGCTGAGGGCGGGATCAGAGTTGTCGTGCCTCAGCCACGGTACCTTCGATCCGGCAATCGGGCGGCTGATCGCGCTCTGGGGATTTCATTCCGACACACCGCCGGAGGGCGGGCTGCCCGACCTGGCACAGGTGGACGCGCTGGTGAGCGCGCGTCCGCGCATGGCCGACCTGAAGATTGACGGTCGCCGCGTGTCCTCGGCCAACCGGGCGGTGCAGCTCGACCTCGGAGGATATGCCAAGGGGGCCGCGATGGACCTTTCGGCGGACCGTCTGAGGGCGATGGGCGTGGAGAATGCGGTGCTCAATTCCGGCGGCGACGTGAACGTGATCGGCACCCACGGAGACCGCCCCTGGCGCGTGGCGATCCGCGATCCGTTCCAATGGGGCGCCGTTGCCGCCGTCTCACTCCGGCCCGGGGAAACCCTATATACATCAGGCAATTACGAACGCTTTTTCGAACACGACGGCACGCGGTTCGCGCATATTGTCGATCCGCGCGACGGGTGGCCCGTGCGGAGCGTCGTGTCGGTTTCGGTGCTGGACGACAACGGGACGCGGGCCGATGCGGCAGCCACGGCGCTGTCGGTCGCAGGGCGCAAGGACTGGCCACAGGTGGCGGCGGACATGGGCGTCACGGCGGTGCTGATGATCGCTGACGACGGCTCGATGCTTGCGACGCCCGCCATGGGCGCACGGCTGGAGATGATCGGCGGCACCCCTGCCCCGGAGATCGTGACCTTGCCCGCCCCCGTCCCGCCCGACTGCTGA
- a CDS encoding 2Fe-2S iron-sulfur cluster-binding protein, whose product MPHAKLTFTDVSLTVNVPAGTRIIEISEKIGAGITYGCREGDCGTCLTYVEEGAENLSEPSALEAQVLREAMAGRNDRLACQCQVLGGTVKVRPG is encoded by the coding sequence ATGCCACACGCCAAGCTTACGTTCACCGACGTGTCGCTCACCGTGAACGTCCCCGCCGGAACCCGGATCATCGAGATCTCGGAAAAGATCGGTGCCGGCATCACCTACGGCTGCCGCGAAGGCGATTGCGGCACATGCCTGACGTACGTGGAGGAAGGAGCGGAGAACCTCTCGGAACCCTCGGCACTGGAGGCACAGGTCCTGCGCGAGGCGATGGCCGGGCGCAACGACCGCCTCGCCTGCCAGTGCCAGGTGCTGGGCGGCACCGTCAAGGTGCGCCCCGGCTGA
- the rsxA gene encoding electron transport complex subunit RsxA produces the protein MQDLFMSLLGTALVNNVVLVKFLGLCPFMGVSKQIDAAVGMGLATTFVLTLAAAASWVVETAILIPMQLQFLRILSFILVIAAIVQFTETVMRKLAPGLYRALGIYLPLITTNCAVLGVALLNIQEGHGFAQSLLYGFGSALGFTIVLVIFAGMRERLAEMSVPQTFAGPPIAFISAGLLSMAFLGFAGLVPN, from the coding sequence ATGCAGGACCTCTTCATGAGCCTTCTGGGCACCGCCCTCGTGAACAACGTCGTGCTGGTGAAGTTCCTCGGTCTCTGCCCCTTCATGGGGGTGTCGAAACAGATCGACGCGGCGGTGGGCATGGGGCTCGCCACCACCTTCGTTCTGACGCTGGCCGCTGCCGCCAGCTGGGTCGTCGAGACGGCAATCCTGATCCCCATGCAACTGCAGTTCCTGCGCATACTGTCGTTCATCCTCGTGATCGCAGCGATCGTGCAGTTCACGGAAACGGTGATGCGCAAGCTGGCACCGGGGCTTTACCGGGCACTTGGGATCTACCTGCCCCTCATCACCACCAACTGCGCGGTGCTGGGAGTCGCCCTCCTGAACATCCAGGAGGGGCACGGGTTCGCGCAAAGCCTGCTGTACGGCTTCGGCTCCGCCCTCGGGTTCACCATCGTCCTCGTGATCTTTGCCGGAATGCGGGAGCGGCTGGCGGAGATGTCCGTGCCGCAGACCTTTGCCGGCCCGCCCATCGCCTTCATCTCTGCGGGCCTCCTGTCGATGGCCTTCCTCGGCTTTGCCGGGCTGGTTCCCAACTGA
- the rsxB gene encoding electron transport complex subunit RsxB — translation MIAAAASMSALGLGFGLLLGVAARRFHVETPPIVDEIESVLPGTNCGQCGFPGCRGAADAIADGSARVTLCPPGGRDVAVKLAEIMGVDLASAGGVEEAVPLVAFIFEDHCTGCTKCFKRCPTDAIVGAAKQIHTVVTDACIGCDACVEVCPTQAIMLRSKPQTLRGWYWSKPALPSTEVAA, via the coding sequence ATGATCGCTGCCGCCGCTTCCATGTCCGCGCTTGGTCTCGGTTTCGGGCTGTTGCTGGGCGTGGCCGCCCGTCGCTTCCATGTCGAGACACCGCCCATCGTGGATGAAATCGAAAGCGTCCTTCCCGGCACCAACTGCGGGCAATGCGGTTTCCCGGGATGCCGGGGCGCTGCGGATGCCATCGCCGATGGCAGCGCGCGGGTGACGCTGTGTCCGCCGGGCGGGCGCGACGTCGCGGTGAAGCTGGCGGAGATCATGGGCGTGGACCTTGCCAGCGCGGGCGGGGTCGAAGAGGCCGTTCCCTTGGTGGCCTTCATCTTCGAGGATCATTGCACGGGCTGCACCAAGTGCTTCAAGCGCTGCCCGACCGACGCCATCGTCGGTGCGGCCAAACAGATCCACACCGTCGTCACCGACGCCTGCATCGGCTGCGATGCCTGTGTCGAAGTCTGCCCGACGCAGGCGATCATGCTGAGGTCGAAACCGCAGACCCTGCGCGGCTGGTACTGGTCGAAACCGGCATTGCCGAGCACGGAGGTCGCGGCATGA
- the nifD gene encoding nitrogenase molybdenum-iron protein alpha chain — MAKDHATGPEDYEAMIEEVLEAYPDKAKKRRAKHLTVSKASDEEPDATTGIASKCDTQKSNIKSVPGVMTIRGCAYAGSKGVVWGPVKDMVHISHGPVGCGQYSWSQRRNYYIGKTGVDSFVTMQFTTDFQEKDIVFGGDKKLAKTIDEIEELFPLSNGTTIQSECPIGLIGDDIEAVARQKHKEHGKTMVPVRCEGFRGVSQSLGHHIANDAVRDWVFEKGEGAGAGYETGPYDVNVIGDYNIGGDAWASRILLEEMGLNVVGNWSGDATLAEIERAPKARLNLIHCYRSMNYICRYMEEKYGIGWMEYNFFGPTQIAASLRAIAKNFDATIQENAEKVIAKYQPLVDEVIAKYRPRLEGKSVMLYVGGLRPRHVVTAYDDLGMVIAGTGYEFGHNDDYKRTGHYVKEGTLIYDDVTGYELEKFIEKIRPDLVGSGIKEKYPVQKMGIPFRQMHSWDYSGPYHGYDGFAIFARDMDMAINSPVWNMYDAPWEAQAIAAE; from the coding sequence ATGGCCAAGGATCACGCAACAGGGCCGGAAGACTACGAGGCAATGATCGAGGAAGTCCTCGAAGCCTATCCGGACAAGGCGAAGAAGCGCCGCGCCAAGCACCTGACGGTGTCGAAGGCGAGCGACGAGGAACCCGATGCGACGACCGGCATCGCCTCGAAGTGCGACACCCAGAAATCCAACATCAAGTCCGTTCCGGGCGTCATGACGATCCGCGGCTGTGCCTATGCCGGATCGAAGGGCGTGGTCTGGGGGCCGGTCAAGGACATGGTCCACATCTCTCACGGCCCTGTCGGCTGCGGGCAGTACTCGTGGTCCCAGCGCCGCAACTACTACATTGGCAAGACCGGGGTGGATTCGTTCGTGACGATGCAGTTCACCACCGACTTCCAGGAGAAGGACATCGTCTTCGGCGGCGACAAGAAGCTGGCCAAGACGATCGACGAGATCGAAGAGCTGTTTCCGCTGTCGAACGGCACCACGATCCAGTCCGAGTGTCCCATCGGCCTGATCGGCGACGACATCGAGGCCGTCGCCCGCCAGAAGCACAAGGAGCACGGCAAGACGATGGTGCCGGTGCGTTGCGAGGGTTTCCGCGGCGTGTCGCAGTCGCTGGGTCACCACATCGCCAACGACGCGGTGCGCGACTGGGTGTTCGAGAAGGGCGAAGGCGCCGGTGCGGGCTACGAGACCGGACCCTACGACGTCAACGTCATCGGCGACTACAACATCGGCGGCGACGCCTGGGCCTCGCGCATCCTGCTGGAAGAGATGGGCCTCAACGTGGTCGGCAACTGGTCCGGCGACGCCACCCTGGCCGAGATCGAACGCGCGCCGAAGGCAAGGCTCAACCTCATCCACTGCTACCGGTCGATGAACTACATCTGCCGCTACATGGAAGAGAAGTACGGCATCGGCTGGATGGAGTACAACTTCTTCGGCCCGACCCAGATCGCCGCCTCACTCCGCGCCATCGCGAAGAACTTTGACGCGACGATCCAGGAGAACGCCGAGAAGGTCATCGCCAAGTACCAGCCGCTGGTGGACGAGGTCATCGCCAAGTACCGCCCGCGTCTCGAGGGCAAGTCGGTCATGCTTTATGTCGGCGGCCTGCGTCCGCGCCACGTCGTCACCGCATACGACGACCTCGGCATGGTGATCGCCGGCACGGGTTACGAGTTCGGCCACAACGACGACTACAAGCGCACCGGCCACTACGTGAAGGAAGGCACGCTGATCTACGACGACGTGACCGGCTACGAGCTGGAGAAGTTCATCGAGAAGATCCGCCCCGACCTCGTGGGGTCCGGCATCAAGGAGAAGTACCCGGTGCAGAAGATGGGCATCCCGTTCCGCCAGATGCACTCGTGGGACTATTCCGGCCCCTACCACGGCTACGACGGCTTCGCGATCTTCGCGCGCGACATGGACATGGCGATCAACTCGCCGGTCTGGAACATGTACGACGCACCGTGGGAAGCCCAGGCCATCGCGGCAGAGTGA
- a CDS encoding helix-turn-helix transcriptional regulator — protein MKQQPAPLDTLFHALSDPTRRAVVQRLGHGAATVSELAGPFDMAMPSFLQHVRLLEDAGLIRTEKTGRVRTCTLEPERLALIEDWFNAQRDVWKSRYDKLDTLLATLTEEDKNET, from the coding sequence ATGAAACAGCAACCCGCTCCCCTCGATACGCTTTTCCACGCGCTCTCCGATCCGACCCGGCGCGCCGTGGTGCAAAGGCTGGGCCATGGGGCCGCGACGGTCAGCGAACTGGCCGGTCCCTTCGACATGGCCATGCCGTCCTTCCTGCAGCACGTGCGGCTGCTGGAAGACGCGGGCCTGATCCGCACCGAGAAGACCGGGCGCGTAAGGACCTGCACGCTGGAACCGGAACGGTTGGCTCTCATCGAGGATTGGTTCAACGCCCAGCGGGACGTCTGGAAAAGCCGCTACGACAAGCTCGACACCCTGCTGGCGACCCTCACGGAGGAGGACAAGAATGAAACCTGA
- the nifK gene encoding nitrogenase molybdenum-iron protein subunit beta codes for MPQSGDKVLDHAPLFQQPEYKEMLANKKVNFECGHPDEMVKEIGDWTKSWEYREKNLAREALTVNPAKACQPLGAVFAAQGYERTMPFVHGSQGCVAYYRSHLSRHFKEPSSCVSSSMTEDAAVFGGLTNMVDGLANTKALYDPKMIAVSTTCMAEVIGDDLNSFIQQAKQKGSVPDDFDVPFAHTPAFVGSHVDGYDNAQKGILQHFWEDGTRVEADRINVIPGFDGFAVANNREIRKLLEAMGVDFTFLSDVSDVYDTPSDGAFRMYDGGTKLEDVKAALNAKATVSMQEYCTPKTLEYVAAKGQQTVALNYPMGVQGTDEFLMKVKELTGKDIPEAIRMERGRLIDAIADSQAWLHGKTFAIYGDPDFVYGMTRFVMELGGEPVHCLATNGGKKWAKKMEALLASSPFGKQGQVWAGKDLWHMRSFLNTEPVDLLIGNSYGKYLERDTGTPLIRLAFPIFDRHHHHRFPTMGYQGALTVLVKLLDTIFDKLDDDTIVPGETDYSYDLTR; via the coding sequence ATGCCCCAGTCCGGCGACAAGGTGCTCGACCACGCACCGCTCTTCCAGCAGCCCGAGTACAAGGAGATGCTGGCCAACAAGAAAGTGAACTTCGAATGCGGCCATCCCGACGAGATGGTCAAGGAAATCGGCGACTGGACCAAGTCCTGGGAATACCGCGAGAAGAACCTCGCCCGTGAGGCGCTGACCGTGAACCCCGCAAAGGCCTGCCAGCCGCTGGGCGCCGTGTTTGCCGCCCAGGGCTACGAGCGGACCATGCCGTTCGTGCACGGCTCGCAGGGCTGCGTCGCCTACTACCGCTCGCACCTGAGCCGTCACTTCAAGGAGCCGTCCTCCTGCGTGTCCTCCTCGATGACCGAGGACGCGGCGGTCTTCGGCGGGCTGACCAACATGGTCGACGGGCTTGCCAACACCAAGGCGCTGTACGATCCGAAGATGATCGCCGTCTCGACCACCTGCATGGCCGAGGTGATCGGCGACGACCTCAACTCCTTCATCCAGCAGGCAAAGCAGAAGGGATCGGTGCCGGACGACTTCGACGTGCCCTTCGCCCATACGCCGGCCTTCGTGGGCTCCCACGTGGACGGCTATGACAATGCGCAGAAAGGCATCCTGCAGCACTTCTGGGAAGACGGGACCCGCGTCGAGGCCGACCGGATCAACGTGATCCCCGGTTTCGACGGTTTCGCCGTGGCCAACAACCGCGAGATCCGCAAGCTGCTGGAGGCGATGGGTGTCGACTTCACCTTCCTGTCGGACGTGTCGGACGTCTATGACACGCCGTCGGATGGCGCGTTCCGCATGTATGACGGCGGCACGAAGCTCGAGGACGTGAAGGCGGCGCTGAACGCGAAGGCCACGGTGTCGATGCAGGAATACTGCACGCCGAAGACGCTGGAATACGTTGCGGCGAAGGGCCAGCAGACGGTGGCGCTGAACTACCCGATGGGCGTGCAGGGCACCGACGAGTTCCTGATGAAGGTCAAGGAGCTGACCGGCAAGGACATCCCGGAGGCGATCCGCATGGAGCGCGGACGGCTGATCGACGCCATCGCCGACAGCCAGGCCTGGCTGCATGGCAAGACCTTCGCGATCTACGGCGATCCGGACTTCGTCTACGGCATGACCCGCTTCGTGATGGAACTGGGCGGCGAGCCGGTGCACTGCCTTGCCACCAACGGCGGCAAGAAATGGGCCAAGAAGATGGAGGCCCTGCTGGCCTCGTCCCCCTTCGGGAAACAGGGGCAGGTCTGGGCGGGCAAGGACCTGTGGCACATGCGGTCCTTCCTGAACACCGAGCCGGTCGACCTGCTGATCGGCAACTCCTACGGCAAGTACCTCGAACGGGACACCGGCACGCCGCTGATCCGGCTGGCCTTCCCGATCTTCGACCGTCACCACCACCACCGTTTCCCGACCATGGGCTACCAGGGCGCGTTGACGGTGCTGGTGAAGCTTCTCGACACGATCTTCGACAAGCTCGACGACGACACCATCGTGCCGGGCGAGACGGATTATTCCTACGACCTGACCCGGTAA
- a CDS encoding 4Fe-4S binding protein, whose protein sequence is MAMFIVSDLCTSCGDCEPVCPTGAIVPQKGVFFIKADICTECEPDHDMPQCLSVCMEDGCIIPAE, encoded by the coding sequence ATGGCCATGTTCATCGTCTCTGACCTCTGCACGTCCTGCGGCGACTGCGAACCCGTCTGTCCGACCGGAGCCATTGTCCCGCAAAAGGGTGTCTTCTTCATCAAGGCCGACATCTGCACGGAGTGCGAGCCGGACCACGACATGCCGCAATGCCTGTCCGTCTGCATGGAAGACGGCTGCATCATCCCCGCGGAGTGA